Proteins encoded together in one Pseudomonas sp. Seg1 window:
- a CDS encoding mechanosensitive ion channel domain-containing protein, whose amino-acid sequence MFARLFALPCLFLICLMTLLPVAPAHAVGLPGLLNTTKTQPEAQEPLGQSLDEVIKSLENDKQRAQLLTDLKKLRDATKKAQASPEEGVLGLIGGTLASFEKQFSGADSPLNRWSNEFDLAKDELKAMLLPASEWLPIIFGFAVILMVWSLLAAALIWLGHRVRMRFGLTEELPQHPKALDMLRFALRKLGPWLIALVMTVYMSYALPSSLGKSLAMVLAYALVVGTCFSAICVIAFSLLDGPHRHRALYILRHQAFRPLWLIGSFAAFGEALNDPRLIESLGVHLAHTAATVANVLAALSTGLFILRFRRPIAHLIRNQPLSRRLTRRALSDTIEILGTFWYVPALVLVGISLFATFVSAGDTSTALRQSLICTVLLVLCMVINGLVRRHSLKPQRGAKRHALYSERLKSFFYTLAHLLVWLVFIELGLRVWGQSLIGFAEGEGHDVSVKLFSLIGTLIFSWLIWILADTAVHHALTRSRKGLANARAQTMMPLIRNVLFVAIFIIALIVALANMGMNVTPLLAGAGVIGLAIGFGAQSLVADLITGLFIIIEDSLAIDDYVDVGGHLGTVEGLTIRTVRLRDIDGIVHTIPFSEIKSIKNYSREFGYAIFRVAVPYNMEIDDAIKLMREVGQKMRTDPLQRRNIWSPLEIQGVESFESGSAILRARFKTAPIKQWEVSRAFNLSLKRHLDEAGLDLATPRMSVQVITAGGGQPKE is encoded by the coding sequence GTGTTTGCTCGTCTGTTTGCTCTACCCTGCCTGTTCCTCATCTGCCTGATGACGCTGCTGCCCGTGGCGCCTGCCCACGCGGTCGGTCTGCCGGGCCTGCTCAACACCACCAAGACGCAGCCCGAAGCCCAGGAACCGCTGGGGCAATCCCTCGATGAAGTCATCAAGTCGCTGGAAAACGACAAGCAACGTGCGCAGTTGCTGACCGATCTGAAAAAGCTGCGCGACGCCACGAAAAAGGCTCAGGCCTCACCGGAAGAAGGCGTTCTCGGCCTGATCGGCGGCACGCTGGCCAGTTTCGAAAAACAATTCTCCGGCGCCGACAGCCCGCTCAATCGCTGGTCCAACGAGTTCGATCTGGCCAAGGATGAGCTGAAAGCCATGCTGCTCCCGGCCAGTGAATGGCTGCCGATCATCTTCGGCTTCGCGGTGATTCTGATGGTCTGGAGCCTGCTCGCCGCCGCGCTGATCTGGCTCGGCCACCGGGTGCGCATGCGCTTTGGTCTCACCGAAGAACTGCCGCAACACCCCAAGGCTCTGGATATGCTGCGCTTCGCGTTGCGCAAACTCGGGCCGTGGCTGATCGCCTTGGTGATGACCGTTTACATGAGCTACGCCTTGCCCTCGTCACTGGGCAAAAGCCTGGCGATGGTGCTGGCCTATGCGCTGGTGGTCGGCACCTGTTTCTCGGCGATCTGCGTGATCGCATTCTCCCTGCTCGACGGCCCGCACCGCCATCGCGCGCTCTATATCCTGCGCCATCAGGCGTTCCGGCCATTGTGGCTGATCGGCAGTTTTGCTGCGTTTGGTGAAGCGCTGAACGACCCGCGTCTGATCGAGAGCCTCGGCGTGCACTTGGCACACACGGCGGCGACTGTCGCCAATGTCCTCGCCGCGCTGTCAACCGGGCTGTTCATCCTGCGTTTCCGCCGGCCGATCGCGCACCTGATCCGCAATCAGCCGCTATCCCGGCGCCTGACCCGCCGCGCCCTCAGCGACACCATCGAAATCCTCGGGACCTTCTGGTACGTGCCGGCACTGGTACTGGTCGGCATTTCGCTGTTCGCCACGTTTGTTTCCGCTGGCGACACCAGCACCGCGCTGCGCCAGTCGCTGATCTGCACCGTGCTGCTGGTGTTGTGCATGGTCATCAATGGATTGGTACGCCGGCATTCGCTCAAACCGCAACGCGGAGCGAAACGCCACGCGCTCTACTCCGAGCGCCTGAAAAGTTTCTTTTACACACTCGCGCATTTGCTGGTCTGGCTGGTGTTCATCGAACTCGGCCTGCGGGTGTGGGGCCAGTCGCTGATCGGTTTTGCCGAAGGCGAAGGGCATGACGTCAGCGTCAAACTGTTCAGCCTGATCGGCACACTGATCTTCTCCTGGCTGATCTGGATTCTCGCCGACACCGCTGTGCATCACGCCCTCACCCGCTCACGCAAAGGCCTGGCCAACGCACGCGCGCAGACGATGATGCCGCTGATCCGCAACGTGCTGTTCGTGGCGATTTTCATCATTGCGCTGATCGTCGCCCTGGCGAACATGGGCATGAACGTCACGCCACTGCTGGCCGGTGCCGGTGTCATCGGTCTGGCCATCGGTTTCGGCGCGCAGTCACTGGTCGCGGACTTGATCACCGGCCTGTTCATCATCATCGAAGACTCGCTGGCCATCGATGATTACGTCGACGTCGGCGGCCACCTCGGCACCGTCGAAGGCCTGACCATCCGTACCGTGCGCCTGCGCGACATCGACGGCATCGTCCACACGATTCCATTCAGCGAAATCAAAAGCATCAAGAACTACTCGCGGGAATTCGGCTACGCGATCTTCCGCGTGGCCGTGCCGTACAACATGGAAATCGACGACGCGATCAAACTGATGCGCGAAGTCGGCCAGAAGATGCGCACCGATCCACTGCAACGGCGCAACATCTGGTCGCCGCTGGAGATTCAGGGTGTCGAGAGTTTCGAGTCCGGCAGCGCGATTCTGCGTGCTCGATTCAAGACTGCGCCGATCAAACAATGGGAAGTTTCCCGGGCCTTCAACCTGTCGCTCAAGCGGCATCTGGACGAGGCAGGGCTGGATCTGGCGACGCCGAGAATGAGTGTGCAGGTGATCACTGCCGGTGGTGGCCAGCCGAAGGAATAG
- a CDS encoding M18 family aminopeptidase, producing MREELNQGLIDFLKASPTPFHATASLVQRLEAAGFVRLDEREPWTTEPNGRYYVTRNDSSIVAIKMGRTSPLHGGIRLVGAHTDSPCLRVKPQPELQRQGFWQLGVEVYGGALLAPWFDRDLSLAGRVTFRRDGKVESQLIDFKAPIAIIPNLAIHLNREANQGWAINAQTELPPILAQFAGDERVDFRAVLTDQLAREHGLNADVVLDYELSFYDTQSAAVIGLNGDFIAGARLDNLLSCYAGLQALLTAETDETCVLVCNDHEEVGSCSACGADGPMLEQTLRRLLPEGDEFVRTIQKSLLVSADNAHGVHPNYAEKHDANHGPKLNAGPVIKVNSNQRYATNSETAGFFRHLCMAEEVPVQSFVVRSDMGCGSTIGPITASHLGVRTVDIGLPTFAMHSIRELCGSHDLAHLVKVLSAFYACRELP from the coding sequence ATGCGCGAAGAGTTGAACCAAGGCCTGATCGACTTTCTCAAGGCCTCCCCTACCCCGTTCCACGCCACTGCCAGCCTTGTTCAACGTCTGGAGGCCGCCGGTTTCGTGCGCCTCGACGAGCGCGAGCCATGGACCACCGAGCCTAACGGCCGCTATTACGTCACCCGTAACGACTCCTCGATCGTCGCGATCAAAATGGGCCGCACTTCGCCACTGCACGGCGGTATCCGCCTGGTGGGCGCGCACACCGACAGCCCGTGCCTGCGGGTCAAGCCGCAACCGGAGCTGCAGCGTCAGGGCTTCTGGCAACTGGGCGTCGAAGTCTACGGCGGTGCGCTGTTGGCCCCGTGGTTCGACCGCGATCTTTCGCTGGCCGGCCGCGTGACCTTCCGCCGCGACGGCAAGGTCGAAAGCCAGTTGATCGACTTCAAGGCGCCGATCGCGATCATTCCGAACCTGGCCATTCACCTCAACCGTGAAGCCAATCAAGGCTGGGCAATCAACGCGCAGACCGAACTGCCGCCGATTCTCGCGCAATTTGCCGGTGACGAGCGCGTCGACTTCCGCGCCGTACTCACCGATCAACTGGCCCGCGAACATGGCTTGAACGCCGACGTCGTGCTCGATTACGAGCTGAGTTTCTACGACACGCAAAGTGCTGCAGTGATTGGCCTGAACGGCGACTTCATCGCTGGCGCGCGTCTCGACAACCTGTTGTCGTGCTACGCCGGCCTGCAAGCCTTACTCACTGCCGAGACCGACGAAACCTGCGTGCTGGTGTGCAACGATCACGAAGAAGTCGGCTCCTGCTCGGCCTGCGGTGCCGACGGCCCGATGCTCGAACAGACCCTGCGCCGCCTGCTGCCGGAAGGTGACGAGTTCGTCCGCACCATCCAGAAATCCCTGCTGGTTTCGGCCGACAACGCCCACGGCGTACACCCGAACTATGCCGAGAAGCACGACGCCAACCACGGCCCGAAACTCAATGCCGGTCCGGTGATCAAGGTCAACAGCAACCAGCGCTACGCCACCAACAGCGAAACTGCCGGTTTCTTCCGTCATCTGTGCATGGCCGAAGAAGTGCCGGTGCAAAGCTTCGTGGTGCGCAGTGACATGGGCTGCGGCTCGACCATCGGCCCGATCACCGCCAGCCATCTGGGTGTGCGCACCGTCGATATCGGTCTGCCGACCTTCGCCATGCACTCGATTCGGGAGTTGTGCGGCAGCCATGACCTGGCGCACCTGGTGAAAGTGCTGAGCGCGTTCTACGCCTGCCGCGAATTGCCGTAA
- a CDS encoding RluA family pseudouridine synthase, protein MPLSNIRIIHQDAAVLVVDKPTLLLSVPGRADDNKDCLITRLQENGYPEARIVHRLDWETSGIILLARDADTHRELSRQFHDRETEKAYTALAWGQPELDSGSIDLPLRYDPPTKPRHVVDHEFGKHALTFWRVLERCGDWCRVELTPITGRSHQLRVHMLSIGHPLLGDGLYAHEQALAAWPRLCLHASMLSFTHPQTGERLRFECPAPF, encoded by the coding sequence ATGCCGTTGTCCAACATCCGCATCATCCATCAGGACGCCGCCGTACTGGTGGTCGACAAACCGACCCTGCTGCTTTCGGTGCCCGGTCGCGCCGACGACAACAAGGATTGCCTGATAACCCGCTTGCAGGAAAACGGCTACCCGGAAGCGCGCATCGTCCATCGTCTGGACTGGGAAACCTCCGGCATCATTCTGCTGGCCCGTGACGCCGACACCCATCGCGAACTGTCGCGTCAGTTTCATGACCGCGAAACCGAAAAGGCCTACACCGCGTTGGCCTGGGGTCAGCCGGAGCTGGACAGCGGCAGCATCGATTTGCCGCTGCGCTACGACCCGCCGACCAAGCCACGTCACGTGGTGGATCATGAATTCGGCAAACATGCTCTGACCTTCTGGCGCGTGCTGGAACGTTGCGGCGACTGGTGCCGCGTCGAGCTGACGCCGATCACCGGCCGCTCGCACCAGTTGCGTGTACACATGCTGTCGATCGGGCATCCGTTGCTTGGCGATGGCCTCTACGCACACGAACAAGCCCTCGCTGCCTGGCCGCGCCTGTGCCTGCACGCGAGCATGCTCAGCTTCACCCATCCGCAAACCGGTGAACGCCTGCGCTTCGAGTGCCCCGCCCCCTTCTGA
- the minE gene encoding cell division topological specificity factor MinE, which translates to MNLFDFFRANKKPSTASVAKERLQIIVAHERGQRSTPDYLPALQKELVDVIRKYVNIGNDDVHVALESQGSCSILELNITLPDR; encoded by the coding sequence ATGAACCTTTTTGACTTCTTTCGTGCCAACAAAAAGCCAAGTACCGCCTCGGTAGCGAAAGAGCGTCTACAGATCATCGTGGCGCATGAGCGCGGCCAGCGCAGCACGCCGGATTACCTGCCAGCCTTGCAGAAGGAACTGGTCGACGTGATCCGCAAGTACGTCAACATCGGCAACGACGACGTACATGTTGCACTGGAAAGCCAGGGCAGTTGCTCGATTCTGGAACTCAACATCACCCTGCCAGATCGCTGA
- the minD gene encoding septum site-determining protein MinD: protein MAKILVVTSGKGGVGKTTTSAAIGTGLALRGHKTVIVDFDVGLRNLDLIMGCERRVVYDFVNVVNGEANLQQALIKDKRLENLYVLAASQTRDKDALTVEGVEKVLMELKEQFEFVVCDSPAGIEKGAHLAMYFADEAIVVTNPEVSSVRDSDRMLGLLASKSRRAERGEDPIKEHLLITRYHPERVEKGEMLGVEDVKEILSVTLLGVIPESQAVLKASNQGVPVILDDQSDAGQAYSDTVDRLLGKEKAHRFLDVEKKGFFERLFGGR, encoded by the coding sequence TTGGCCAAGATTCTCGTGGTTACATCCGGCAAGGGTGGTGTGGGTAAGACCACCACCAGCGCCGCTATCGGTACCGGCCTCGCTCTGCGCGGCCACAAAACAGTGATCGTCGACTTCGACGTGGGCTTGCGTAACCTTGACCTGATCATGGGTTGCGAGCGCCGCGTGGTGTATGACTTCGTCAACGTGGTCAACGGCGAAGCCAACCTGCAACAGGCGCTGATCAAAGACAAGCGTCTGGAAAACCTCTACGTACTGGCCGCCAGTCAGACCCGCGACAAAGACGCGCTGACTGTCGAAGGCGTGGAAAAGGTTCTGATGGAGCTCAAGGAACAATTCGAGTTCGTGGTCTGCGACTCCCCGGCCGGCATCGAAAAAGGTGCGCACCTGGCCATGTACTTCGCTGACGAAGCGATCGTCGTGACCAACCCGGAAGTGTCCTCGGTACGCGACTCGGACCGCATGCTCGGCCTGCTGGCCAGCAAGTCGCGTCGCGCCGAACGTGGCGAAGACCCGATCAAGGAACACCTGCTGATCACCCGCTACCACCCGGAGCGTGTTGAAAAGGGCGAGATGCTTGGCGTTGAAGACGTCAAGGAAATCCTCTCGGTAACCCTGCTCGGCGTGATCCCGGAATCCCAGGCGGTGCTCAAGGCATCCAACCAGGGCGTACCGGTGATTCTCGACGACCAGAGCGATGCCGGTCAGGCTTACAGCGATACCGTCGACCGTTTGCTGGGCAAAGAAAAAGCCCACCGTTTCCTCGATGTCGAGAAGAAGGGATTCTTCGAGCGCCTGTTTGGAGGTAGGTAA